A portion of the Manihot esculenta cultivar AM560-2 chromosome 2, M.esculenta_v8, whole genome shotgun sequence genome contains these proteins:
- the LOC110608937 gene encoding uncharacterized protein LOC110608937 yields the protein MATYYGAGNLREHILNCKTFIELQTLSDALMCKVFPMTLTGPVRAWFNSMEAGSIRSFGDLTNVFISQFIAGVLAERKTSYLETVWQRKNESLREYVDHFNTEALQIPELDESQAMEAIKPPTTLAELMKRAEKYIRQDDALTTSRFAREVADRGKAIEKMRSKRSERRHNKGPEVYRQPWDRREQRPYPPRVPEAITPLNASRAEVLMAVQDKDFLLWSKPMKADASRRDPDKYCQYHRTHGHDTNSCYQLINEIERLIKRGHLRNFVKNLEGERP from the exons ATGGCCACATATTATGGAGCAGGAAACCTGCGGGAGCATATCCTTAACTGCAAGACATTCATAGAGCTCCAAACTCTGTCGGACGCCCTGATGTGCAAGGTCTTCCCCATGACACTAACAGGACCAGTAAGAGCTTGGTTCAACAGCATGGAAGCGGGGAGTATTAGAAGCTTTGGGGACCTTACCAATGTTTTCATTAGCCAGTTCATAGCAGGGGTTCTAGCTGAGAGGAAAACTAGTTATTTGGAGACCGTCTGGCAAAGGAAGAATGAATCCTTAAGGGAGTACGTGGACCATTTTAATACAGAAGCCTTGCAAATCCCGGAGCTGGATGAAAGTCAGGCTATGGAGGCCAT AAAGCCACCCACTACCCTAGCTGAACTGATGAAGAGAGccgagaagtatataaggcaagaTGATGCCTTAACAACCAGCAGGTTCGCTAGAGAGGTTGCAGACAGAGGGAAGGCGATAGAGAAAATGAGATCGAAGAGATCGGAGAGGAGACATAATAAGGGGCCAGAGGTGTATAGGCAGCCCTGGGACAGGAGGGAACAGAGGCCGTATCCACCTCGGGTCCCTGAGGCAATAACCCCTCTCAATGCATCCAGAgctgaagtgctcatggcagttcaAGATAAGGATTTCCTTCTATGGTCTAAGCCTATGAAAGCAGATGCAAGCAGGAGGGATCCTGACAAGTACTGCCAGTATCATCGCACCcacggccatgacaccaataGCTGCTACCAACTGATCAatgagatcgagaggctgatcAAGAGGGGGCATCTCCGAAACTTTGTGAAGAATCTAGAAGGGGAGAGGCCCTAG